A single region of the Prochlorococcus marinus str. MIT 0917 genome encodes:
- the recO gene encoding DNA repair protein RecO, which translates to MSLNQRMKGLSLKIGPLGENDRLLTILSEENGISRLAIPGARKPKSRLGATSPFNFLDLHIVGKKNLRRVTQIKILKSYGNLGKNIETLSAAQAISELIMIMVGNEDPQKDLLKLVLIHLNRLNDLHKTEFDSLEALAISVQSCVHLLALGGYCLPLQNCCHSGARLIPPIGEWNWKCSFIPEEGFAIGKIVNSSSELNPSELALLQRLLLEKVPFHSNGKLLGPKNVWLKLLRIVETWIETHLQKKITSLQMMREVIISNDLNTK; encoded by the coding sequence ATGAGTTTAAATCAAAGAATGAAAGGACTGTCTTTAAAAATTGGACCTCTAGGTGAAAATGACAGGCTATTAACCATACTTAGTGAAGAAAATGGAATATCTCGTCTTGCCATACCAGGAGCAAGAAAACCCAAAAGTAGACTTGGAGCAACATCACCTTTTAATTTTTTAGACTTACACATAGTCGGAAAAAAAAATCTTAGGCGAGTTACACAAATAAAGATTCTTAAAAGTTATGGGAATCTTGGAAAAAACATCGAAACACTCTCAGCAGCACAAGCTATTTCAGAGCTAATTATGATTATGGTTGGGAACGAAGATCCTCAAAAAGATTTACTTAAATTGGTTTTAATCCATTTAAATAGACTAAATGACTTACATAAAACTGAATTTGATTCATTAGAAGCTTTAGCAATAAGCGTTCAATCGTGTGTTCATTTATTGGCTCTAGGTGGATATTGCTTACCACTTCAAAACTGTTGTCATTCTGGTGCCAGGCTGATACCCCCTATTGGCGAATGGAACTGGAAGTGCAGCTTTATCCCTGAAGAAGGTTTTGCTATTGGAAAAATAGTCAATTCAAGCTCAGAGCTGAATCCATCTGAACTTGCTTTACTCCAGAGACTATTACTTGAAAAAGTGCCTTTTCACAGTAATGGGAAATTATTAGGTCCTAAGAATGTCTGGTTAAAACTACTAAGAATTGTTGAAACCTGGATTGAAACTCATTTACAAAAAAAAATTACATCTCTTCAAATGATGAGAGAAGTAATAATTAGTAATGATCTAAATACCAAGTAG
- the deoC gene encoding deoxyribose-phosphate aldolase, whose translation MSKNRLEEAHANIASVIYQAVLNPHFDKEKIVQVCDASKQTGFAGLCTSLSNLSIARERLGSKSSTKLISVIAFPFGFIPTSNKRKEAEYAIEKGAEELDLVPNYFALKEGKIELFAEEINQISELGIPVRVIIDANILLDLSKLSLAIDALIDAGAIGIQIGNGFGPSASKDQTNHVCKIVKNRCSIKTVGGIKTFDQAIEMIEAGSTYIGTSFGFEITQEQKEKK comes from the coding sequence ATGAGTAAAAACAGATTGGAAGAAGCTCATGCCAATATTGCTAGTGTGATTTATCAAGCAGTCCTAAATCCTCATTTTGATAAAGAAAAGATTGTTCAAGTTTGTGATGCATCTAAGCAAACTGGCTTTGCAGGTTTATGTACTAGTCTTTCCAATCTATCAATTGCACGTGAAAGGTTAGGAAGCAAAAGTAGTACAAAATTAATCTCAGTAATCGCCTTCCCTTTTGGGTTTATCCCAACTTCTAACAAACGAAAAGAAGCCGAGTATGCAATAGAGAAAGGAGCAGAAGAGTTAGATCTTGTTCCAAATTATTTTGCATTAAAAGAAGGAAAAATAGAACTATTTGCTGAGGAAATAAATCAAATAAGTGAACTTGGTATTCCAGTAAGAGTAATAATTGATGCAAATATACTCTTAGACTTATCAAAACTTTCCTTGGCAATTGATGCCTTAATTGATGCGGGCGCAATTGGAATTCAAATAGGTAATGGTTTTGGGCCATCTGCCTCAAAAGATCAAACTAATCATGTCTGTAAGATTGTTAAAAATCGCTGCTCAATTAAAACTGTTGGTGGTATTAAAACTTTTGATCAAGCAATAGAAATGATTGAAGCAGGATCTACATATATAGGGACAAGTTTTGGTTTTGAGATTACCCAAGAACAAAAGGAAAAGAAATAA
- the hpf gene encoding ribosome hibernation-promoting factor, HPF/YfiA family encodes MKLLIHGRNLELTPSLRDYTKTKIDKATHNFQEMVQEADVHLSVARNPRVPQQTAEVTVFANGTVIRAQERSENLYASIDLVANKLARQLRKYKERHNSHNPHNNQSTKSVQNEETQNFSSSDHSLIEGKEPHLPSPGVRRKYFEMTPMTIEQARVQLDLIDHDFYLFREEEGSALRVIYKRNHGGYGVIQEKI; translated from the coding sequence ATGAAGCTTCTTATCCATGGACGCAATCTTGAATTAACTCCATCACTTCGTGATTACACCAAAACAAAAATTGATAAAGCAACTCACAACTTCCAAGAAATGGTCCAAGAAGCTGATGTCCACCTCTCAGTCGCTCGAAATCCTCGCGTGCCACAACAGACAGCTGAGGTGACTGTTTTTGCAAATGGAACAGTGATAAGAGCCCAAGAAAGAAGTGAAAATCTATATGCAAGCATCGACTTAGTAGCAAATAAACTTGCACGACAATTACGTAAGTACAAAGAGCGACATAACAGTCATAATCCTCATAATAATCAGTCAACGAAATCAGTCCAAAACGAAGAAACTCAAAATTTTTCTTCCTCGGATCATTCTCTCATTGAAGGTAAAGAACCACATCTACCTAGCCCAGGAGTAAGACGCAAATATTTTGAGATGACTCCGATGACTATTGAGCAAGCAAGAGTCCAATTAGACTTGATTGATCATGATTTCTATTTATTTAGAGAGGAAGAAGGGTCAGCTTTGCGAGTTATATACAAGAGAAATCATGGAGGATATGGCGTAATCCAGGAAAAAATTTAA
- the lipB gene encoding lipoyl(octanoyl) transferase LipB: protein MDKKLHSVSPESGPNSNLDLTPQLAQSSSAFLFEPKNIVPFETALGWQKNFQKSLIEEPFSPQAVWLLEHFSCFTMGRGSDKKNLLFEENKSPLPVFSIERGGEVTHHMPGQIVGYLVLNLSLHKKDLSWYLRQLEQVLIDVLYLLGIEGKRCDGLTGVWCEEKKVGSIGIGCKRWVTQHGFSLNVDCDLIGFENIIPCGLDKVKLGKLSDWIPGIKVCDVKPLLRESVKRRFKLNWENI, encoded by the coding sequence ATGGATAAGAAGCTTCATTCTGTTTCGCCTGAATCAGGGCCTAATAGCAACTTAGATCTAACCCCTCAACTTGCACAATCTTCTTCCGCTTTTCTTTTTGAACCTAAAAATATTGTGCCATTTGAGACTGCCTTAGGTTGGCAGAAGAATTTTCAAAAAAGCCTTATTGAGGAACCGTTCTCACCCCAAGCAGTATGGCTTCTTGAACATTTTTCTTGTTTCACAATGGGTAGAGGTAGCGATAAAAAAAATTTGTTGTTCGAAGAAAATAAATCTCCTTTACCAGTTTTTAGTATTGAGAGAGGAGGTGAAGTCACGCACCACATGCCTGGGCAGATCGTTGGATATCTGGTTTTAAATTTAAGTCTGCACAAAAAAGATTTATCTTGGTATTTGAGACAATTGGAACAGGTTCTGATTGATGTTCTTTACTTGTTGGGAATCGAGGGGAAGAGGTGCGATGGCTTAACAGGAGTTTGGTGTGAAGAAAAAAAGGTTGGATCAATCGGAATTGGTTGCAAGAGGTGGGTGACTCAACATGGATTCTCACTAAATGTAGATTGTGATCTTATTGGTTTTGAGAATATAATTCCTTGTGGACTGGATAAAGTTAAATTAGGTAAATTGAGTGATTGGATACCTGGCATCAAAGTCTGTGACGTTAAACCTCTTTTAAGGGAATCTGTGAAAAGACGTTTTAAATTGAACTGGGAAAACATATAA
- a CDS encoding AMP-binding protein — protein sequence MTKTNSQKNILAFKDALAFWIPNSKEEKAINRRSHLEKITQVDEIWELLKVQLGNVLAVDSPHTFHPERFTYEELAENISKAASSFAHIGIGPDDVVALFAENSPRWLIADQGLMRIGAADSVRGATAPPSELRYILEDSNAVGLIVQNSDVWDKLALNDDQIKNLKFVLQLEGKACEGVFEWEGFLKTGLNTEEYVSKREKIIERKPTRIATILYTSGTTGKPKGVPLTHSNLLHQIRSLACVANPSPGAPVLSVLPIWHSYERSAEYYFFSCGCTQSYTSIRYLKEDLPRVKPIVMATVPRLWESIKLGFDDAVDKMPMLRKTLIKVAISNSKAYKLARRKFYSLTINSVSSLEQTISLIEILIRYPIHRISSIYLWPKILTKICGGRLRFPISGGGAIAPHIDSFFEALGVELLVGYGLTETSPVLTCRRPWRNIRGGAGQPLPETEIKIVDPETFQIKKLLQKGLVLARGPQIMAGYLGKRSESKKVLDADGWFNTGDLGMLLADGSLILTGRAKDTIVLSSGENIEPGPLEECLIASPLIEQALLLGQDQKHLSALIVPRIDHVKAWQAERGVNSQVVLGLSPENHELRQSLRLEMNKVLANRFASRREERLFEIALVEPFTIENGLLTQTLKQKREKIIQRDFKLIDEIYGL from the coding sequence ATGACAAAAACTAACTCACAAAAAAATATATTAGCTTTTAAAGATGCTTTAGCTTTTTGGATCCCAAATAGTAAAGAAGAAAAGGCAATTAATAGAAGATCTCATCTTGAGAAGATCACTCAAGTTGATGAGATTTGGGAACTATTAAAAGTTCAGTTGGGCAATGTATTAGCAGTTGATTCACCACATACTTTCCACCCAGAAAGATTTACATATGAAGAACTTGCTGAAAATATTTCTAAGGCAGCATCTTCCTTTGCTCATATCGGGATAGGACCTGATGATGTGGTCGCTCTTTTTGCAGAAAATAGTCCTAGATGGCTCATTGCCGATCAAGGACTTATGCGAATAGGTGCAGCAGACTCTGTTAGAGGTGCGACTGCTCCTCCAAGTGAGCTTAGATATATTCTTGAGGATTCAAATGCGGTTGGACTGATTGTTCAAAACTCAGATGTCTGGGACAAACTTGCGCTTAATGATGATCAAATAAAAAATTTGAAATTTGTTCTTCAACTTGAGGGTAAAGCTTGTGAAGGCGTTTTTGAATGGGAGGGTTTTTTGAAGACAGGGTTGAATACAGAAGAATATGTAAGTAAACGGGAGAAAATAATTGAGAGGAAACCAACAAGAATAGCAACCATTTTATATACTTCTGGAACGACAGGTAAACCAAAGGGCGTTCCACTAACACATTCTAATTTATTGCATCAAATTAGGTCTCTCGCCTGCGTAGCAAACCCTTCTCCTGGTGCGCCAGTTTTAAGCGTTTTACCAATTTGGCATTCATATGAACGTAGTGCAGAATATTATTTTTTTTCTTGTGGTTGTACTCAAAGTTATACATCAATAAGGTATCTAAAAGAAGATTTGCCAAGGGTTAAGCCAATTGTAATGGCAACAGTTCCAAGGCTTTGGGAGTCAATAAAGTTAGGCTTTGATGACGCTGTTGATAAAATGCCAATGCTGAGAAAGACTTTGATAAAAGTTGCGATTTCTAACAGTAAGGCATATAAATTGGCACGACGAAAATTTTATTCTTTAACTATAAATAGTGTTTCTAGTTTAGAACAAACCATCTCTCTGATAGAGATTCTTATACGGTACCCAATCCATAGAATTTCTTCTATTTACTTATGGCCAAAAATCCTTACCAAGATTTGTGGAGGAAGATTGAGATTCCCGATTAGTGGTGGAGGTGCAATTGCTCCGCATATTGATTCTTTCTTTGAAGCTTTAGGTGTTGAATTATTGGTTGGTTATGGCTTGACGGAGACTAGTCCAGTCCTCACATGTAGAAGACCTTGGAGAAATATACGTGGAGGTGCAGGCCAACCTTTACCAGAGACTGAGATAAAGATTGTAGATCCAGAAACATTCCAAATCAAAAAGCTGCTTCAAAAAGGTTTGGTTCTTGCTCGTGGTCCTCAAATAATGGCTGGTTATTTAGGAAAACGATCAGAATCGAAGAAGGTTTTAGATGCTGATGGCTGGTTTAATACTGGAGATTTAGGGATGTTGCTTGCTGATGGATCCTTAATCCTGACTGGAAGAGCAAAAGATACGATTGTGCTAAGTAGTGGAGAAAATATTGAGCCTGGTCCTCTAGAGGAATGCTTGATTGCAAGTCCATTGATTGAACAAGCTTTGCTACTGGGTCAAGATCAAAAACATCTTTCTGCTTTGATTGTTCCAAGAATTGATCACGTAAAAGCATGGCAGGCAGAAAGAGGTGTGAATTCACAAGTTGTTCTTGGACTATCCCCTGAAAATCATGAATTAAGACAATCTCTAAGATTGGAAATGAATAAAGTTCTTGCAAATCGTTTTGCATCTCGAAGAGAAGAGAGATTATTTGAAATTGCTTTAGTAGAGCCATTTACAATAGAAAATGGCTTGTTAACGCAAACTCTTAAGCAAAAACGTGAAAAAATTATTCAACGTGATTTTAAACTTATAGATGAAATATATGGTTTGTAA
- a CDS encoding YlqD family protein → MDSISIKRSITVRAVVTPSWKEEAERELSNAISAIDQQLGELEKEGQQIVDGIRRQSSNPLDPRVQEQVAQVQNQVASKRSEFEEQKRNLLLQQSQVRELEMEQIVEQGQIDSFCDLKVGDNLVSKMGVSILVRDGVVEAIDQV, encoded by the coding sequence GTGGACTCAATTTCTATAAAACGTTCAATAACGGTAAGAGCAGTTGTAACACCTTCATGGAAAGAGGAGGCTGAGCGCGAATTAAGTAATGCAATTTCAGCAATAGATCAGCAACTTGGTGAATTAGAAAAAGAAGGACAACAAATTGTTGATGGTATTAGACGTCAGAGCTCTAATCCCCTTGATCCAAGAGTTCAAGAGCAAGTAGCTCAAGTTCAGAATCAAGTGGCTTCTAAGAGATCAGAATTTGAAGAACAAAAAAGAAATCTTCTGTTACAGCAATCTCAAGTTCGTGAGTTAGAGATGGAACAAATCGTCGAGCAAGGACAAATTGACAGTTTTTGTGATTTAAAAGTTGGTGATAACTTAGTCAGTAAAATGGGTGTGAGTATTTTGGTAAGAGATGGAGTTGTAGAGGCAATTGATCAAGTTTGA
- a CDS encoding dihydrolipoamide acetyltransferase family protein: protein MATHDIFMPALSSTMTEGKIVEWLKKPGDKVERGESVLVVESDKADMDVESFQDGFLASIVMPAGSSAPVGETIGLIVETADEIAAAQANAPSPSPQPSSQEKESSSTQVQEKQASVDSPKATVITNTSPAPLVSESSVNQDQFLNDGRIVASPRAKKLASQMGVDLATVRGSGPHGRIQAEDVQSAKGQPISVPWIAESNAPAKIVSDVPPIEKKSVDSEKPPAQGKSFGSRGETIAFNTLQQAVNRNMEESLNTPCFRVGYSILTDELDDLYKQVKPNGVTMTALLAKAVGLTLARHPQVNAAFSSEGIAYPSQINVAVAVAMEDGGLITPVLQNADKTSLADLSLQWADLVKRARNKQLEPQEYSSGTFTLSNLGMFGVDRFDAILPPGTGAILAVGASLSKVVASKDGSISIKKQMQVNLTADHRVIYGADGALFLKDLAYLIEKNPYSLSS, encoded by the coding sequence ATGGCCACTCATGACATTTTTATGCCTGCTTTAAGTTCAACAATGACTGAGGGCAAAATAGTTGAGTGGCTAAAAAAACCTGGAGATAAAGTTGAGAGAGGCGAGTCGGTTTTAGTTGTTGAGTCAGATAAAGCTGATATGGATGTTGAGTCTTTCCAAGATGGCTTTCTTGCATCGATTGTGATGCCTGCTGGAAGCTCTGCACCTGTTGGAGAGACAATTGGATTGATTGTTGAGACAGCAGATGAGATCGCAGCGGCTCAAGCCAATGCACCTTCTCCTTCCCCCCAACCATCTAGTCAAGAAAAAGAGAGTTCATCGACTCAAGTTCAAGAAAAACAAGCCTCTGTTGACTCTCCTAAAGCAACAGTAATTACAAATACATCTCCTGCACCTCTTGTTTCAGAATCCTCTGTAAATCAGGATCAGTTTTTAAATGATGGTCGAATAGTCGCTTCCCCAAGAGCTAAAAAACTTGCTTCTCAAATGGGAGTAGATTTGGCAACTGTTAGGGGCTCAGGACCTCATGGACGGATACAAGCTGAGGATGTTCAAAGTGCAAAAGGGCAACCCATAAGCGTTCCTTGGATTGCTGAAAGTAATGCTCCAGCGAAAATTGTTTCTGATGTGCCTCCCATAGAAAAAAAATCTGTTGACTCTGAGAAGCCACCTGCTCAAGGAAAAAGTTTTGGATCCAGAGGGGAAACAATTGCATTCAATACTCTTCAACAAGCTGTAAATCGGAACATGGAGGAAAGTTTAAATACTCCTTGTTTCAGAGTCGGATATTCAATTCTTACTGATGAATTAGATGATCTTTATAAACAAGTTAAACCTAATGGAGTAACTATGACTGCTTTACTTGCTAAAGCAGTTGGCTTAACCCTCGCTAGACACCCCCAGGTGAATGCAGCTTTTAGTTCTGAGGGGATTGCCTATCCTTCACAAATAAATGTAGCCGTTGCAGTTGCGATGGAGGACGGAGGATTGATAACTCCAGTGCTTCAAAATGCTGACAAGACCAGTCTTGCTGATTTATCCCTGCAATGGGCTGATCTTGTTAAGCGTGCGAGGAATAAGCAATTAGAACCTCAAGAATATAGCAGTGGAACGTTTACACTCTCGAATCTAGGTATGTTTGGTGTGGATCGTTTTGATGCAATTCTGCCCCCAGGGACTGGAGCAATTTTAGCGGTAGGGGCTTCTTTGTCTAAAGTTGTTGCTTCTAAAGATGGTTCGATTTCAATCAAAAAACAGATGCAAGTAAATCTTACCGCTGATCACAGAGTGATCTATGGGGCTGATGGAGCACTATTCCTGAAGGATTTGGCATACTTAATCGAAAAGAACCCTTATAGTCTCTCGTCTTGA
- the queA gene encoding tRNA preQ1(34) S-adenosylmethionine ribosyltransferase-isomerase QueA translates to MLDHKDNLLSSYNYDLPNDLIAQSPTKSRHDAKLMIIKDGLDDSLNLVHAKVWDIKDILKTGDLLVVNNTRVVKARLQIRLSGGGLGELLLMEPRGNGRWLCLGRPARRMRGGDQLWLDTSPDNSLTLKVIDKDERTGGRIIQFSNEFTSWMEIENLLDLCGEVPLPPYIDKDKSSGHEESYQTRFASKPGAIAAPTAGLHLSDELIEILKIRGIRIAQITLHVGLGTFRPLEKEDLSQLHLHSEWVEVTEETTKAITNCKEDGGKVFAVGTTSVRALEAAYLSGKGTLKPYEGKVDLVIKPGFKFSVIDGLLTNFHLPKSSLLLLVSALIGRKRLLKLYKHAISNKYRFFSYGDAMLITPESVI, encoded by the coding sequence GTGTTAGATCATAAAGATAATCTTTTAAGCTCATATAACTATGATTTACCAAATGACTTAATTGCTCAATCACCTACCAAGAGTAGGCATGATGCCAAATTGATGATTATTAAAGATGGCCTAGATGATTCTTTAAACCTTGTGCATGCAAAGGTTTGGGACATAAAGGATATCTTGAAGACTGGTGATCTTTTAGTTGTTAATAATACGCGAGTTGTTAAAGCAAGATTGCAAATTCGATTGTCAGGAGGAGGTTTAGGCGAATTATTGCTAATGGAGCCGAGGGGTAATGGCCGATGGCTTTGTCTTGGTCGTCCTGCTAGACGTATGAGAGGAGGTGATCAATTATGGTTAGATACGTCACCAGATAATTCTTTAACCTTAAAAGTTATTGATAAGGATGAGAGAACAGGCGGAAGAATTATTCAATTTTCAAATGAGTTTACTAGTTGGATGGAAATTGAAAATTTACTTGATTTATGTGGAGAAGTACCATTGCCTCCTTATATAGATAAAGACAAATCTAGTGGTCATGAGGAAAGCTATCAGACTAGATTTGCTTCGAAACCAGGAGCTATAGCTGCTCCCACGGCGGGCTTACATCTAAGTGATGAACTTATAGAAATTTTAAAAATCAGAGGTATTAGAATTGCACAAATCACTTTGCATGTCGGCTTAGGAACTTTTAGACCATTAGAGAAAGAAGATCTATCTCAGTTGCATTTACATAGTGAGTGGGTAGAGGTTACTGAAGAGACCACCAAAGCGATAACTAATTGTAAGGAGGATGGGGGAAAAGTCTTTGCTGTTGGCACTACAAGTGTGAGAGCCCTTGAGGCTGCTTACCTTTCAGGGAAAGGAACTTTGAAGCCGTATGAGGGCAAAGTAGATTTGGTAATTAAACCAGGATTTAAATTTTCCGTCATTGATGGATTGCTCACTAATTTCCACCTACCTAAAAGTTCCCTATTACTTTTAGTTAGCGCTCTAATTGGTCGAAAACGTTTGTTGAAACTTTATAAACATGCTATTTCTAACAAATATCGATTTTTTTCTTATGGAGACGCGATGTTGATAACGCCGGAGTCAGTTATATAA
- the cysK gene encoding cysteine synthase A produces the protein MSRIYEDNSFAIGRTPLVKLNSITKNAKATVLAKIEGRNPAYSVKCRIGANMIWDAEKKGLLNKEKVIIEPTSGNTGIALAYTAAARGYKLILTMPESMSIERRRMMAVLGAELILTEAAKGMPGAIAKAKEIADSDPKKYFMPGQFDNPANPEIHFKTTGPEIWDDTDGKIDVLVSGVGTGGTITGVSRYIKQEKNHSLLSVAVEPTHSPVITQTLNGEEIKPGPHKIQGIGAGFIPKNLDLSVVDKVEQISNDESIAMALRLAQEEGLLVGISCGAAAAVALRLAEKEEFSGKTIVVVLPDLAERYISSVMFENVPTGVIKEPSLA, from the coding sequence ATGTCCAGAATCTATGAAGACAATAGTTTTGCTATTGGTCGTACACCATTGGTCAAGCTTAATTCGATTACAAAAAACGCAAAAGCAACAGTACTCGCAAAAATAGAGGGTCGTAACCCTGCCTACAGCGTTAAATGCAGAATTGGAGCAAATATGATCTGGGATGCTGAGAAGAAAGGTTTACTCAATAAAGAAAAAGTTATTATTGAACCAACATCTGGAAACACAGGAATAGCACTTGCTTATACAGCTGCTGCTCGAGGTTATAAGTTAATCCTCACGATGCCTGAGTCCATGTCAATTGAACGTCGGAGAATGATGGCTGTTCTCGGCGCTGAATTAATACTTACTGAAGCAGCAAAAGGCATGCCTGGTGCAATAGCAAAAGCGAAAGAAATCGCAGATAGTGACCCTAAAAAATACTTCATGCCAGGACAATTTGATAATCCAGCGAATCCAGAAATACATTTCAAGACAACAGGTCCTGAAATTTGGGATGATACTGATGGCAAAATTGATGTTTTAGTTTCTGGAGTCGGCACAGGTGGAACAATCACAGGTGTTTCTCGTTACATAAAGCAAGAAAAAAATCATTCATTATTATCTGTTGCCGTAGAGCCTACTCATAGTCCAGTGATAACACAAACTCTTAATGGAGAAGAAATAAAGCCCGGCCCTCACAAAATCCAAGGTATTGGAGCTGGGTTCATTCCTAAAAATCTTGACTTATCTGTAGTTGATAAAGTTGAGCAAATCTCTAATGATGAGTCTATCGCAATGGCATTACGTTTGGCGCAAGAAGAGGGTCTACTAGTAGGCATCTCATGTGGTGCCGCTGCAGCTGTGGCTTTAAGACTGGCCGAAAAAGAAGAGTTCTCTGGAAAGACAATCGTTGTAGTTCTACCTGACCTTGCCGAAAGATATATCTCATCCGTAATGTTTGAGAATGTTCCTACAGGCGTTATCAAAGAACCATCATTAGCTTGA
- a CDS encoding PLP-dependent transferase: MTERNLLNDPCWSAKDLGEPLPSRPHAVSVALPRWKDVIAYEEKVPACINSLKAIYPRFGFNPFVAEVSRKSLEFDDESQQSSWPFPNRASALSAQKYCHRKDSDCSSTIKDFLGISCLIVDQRNTPSAKAFWQHTGLGLSSREAAIALGREKKPSTSDGHCARAKLLNRLANIYNCDRSLIRLHRSGMAALTTILKAIKCIKGSNSILQIGFPYVDVLKLPQIIFQGSDLIVKTKLSHIKEELDKKNPAALIIEIPSNPLLQCVDLISISKLAQEKNIPIIVDDTIGSSLNVHLTPYADIVFSSLTKSFAGRGDILAGSTVISPYSKWEKELAEMIPKVALSTLSDSDAIELEKTSRDVEYRLKRLNISCLKLKEKLETKKEISKVLHPQYCKNFNSLLKKGGGYGCLLSFELKGGIEESKRVYDSLKVNKGPSLGTNFTLVCPYVQLAHFKELKWAESCGVPEHLLRVSVGLENEDELWSRFNSVI; encoded by the coding sequence TTGACTGAAAGAAATTTACTAAATGATCCTTGCTGGAGCGCTAAAGACTTAGGAGAGCCTCTCCCAAGTAGGCCACATGCCGTATCTGTTGCCTTACCTAGATGGAAAGACGTAATCGCCTACGAAGAGAAGGTTCCAGCCTGTATCAATTCATTAAAAGCAATTTATCCAAGATTCGGATTTAATCCTTTTGTTGCTGAGGTGTCTCGTAAATCACTTGAATTTGATGATGAATCACAGCAAAGTAGTTGGCCCTTTCCCAATAGAGCTTCAGCTTTGAGTGCCCAAAAATATTGTCATCGAAAAGATTCTGATTGTTCTTCAACAATAAAAGATTTTCTTGGTATCTCCTGTCTAATTGTTGATCAAAGAAATACTCCTTCAGCAAAAGCATTCTGGCAACACACTGGGCTTGGATTGTCATCACGTGAGGCGGCAATTGCGCTTGGGAGAGAGAAAAAGCCCTCCACTTCAGATGGTCATTGTGCTCGAGCTAAACTACTTAATCGTTTAGCTAATATATATAATTGTGATCGCAGTTTAATACGACTACATCGATCAGGCATGGCTGCCTTAACGACTATTCTTAAAGCGATAAAGTGTATCAAAGGGAGCAATTCAATACTTCAAATTGGCTTCCCATATGTTGATGTGCTTAAACTCCCTCAGATTATTTTCCAAGGAAGCGATCTCATTGTTAAAACAAAATTAAGTCATATAAAAGAAGAGCTGGATAAAAAAAATCCAGCTGCATTAATCATAGAAATACCTAGTAATCCTTTATTGCAATGTGTTGACCTCATATCTATTTCAAAATTAGCTCAAGAAAAAAATATCCCAATCATCGTTGACGACACCATCGGTTCGTCTCTAAATGTTCATCTAACTCCTTATGCAGATATAGTTTTTAGTTCACTTACAAAAAGTTTTGCTGGAAGAGGGGATATTCTTGCTGGCAGTACTGTCATAAGTCCTTATTCCAAATGGGAAAAAGAATTAGCTGAGATGATTCCTAAAGTTGCATTATCTACCCTATCCGATTCAGATGCTATCGAGTTAGAAAAAACTAGTCGAGATGTAGAATATCGCTTGAAAAGGTTAAATATATCTTGCTTAAAGCTGAAAGAAAAATTAGAAACAAAAAAAGAAATTTCAAAGGTTTTACATCCTCAATATTGTAAAAATTTTAATTCGCTATTGAAGAAAGGAGGAGGTTATGGGTGTCTATTATCGTTTGAACTTAAAGGGGGAATTGAAGAATCAAAAAGAGTTTATGATTCATTAAAAGTAAACAAAGGACCAAGTTTAGGTACAAATTTTACATTGGTTTGTCCATATGTTCAGTTAGCTCACTTTAAAGAATTAAAATGGGCTGAAAGCTGTGGGGTCCCAGAACACTTATTAAGAGTATCTGTAGGGTTAGAAAATGAAGATGAATTATGGTCAAGATTTAATTCAGTAATCTAA